In bacterium, one genomic interval encodes:
- a CDS encoding amino acid permease, whose product MVSEEPKLKRTLSVWLLTLYGLGTTVGAGIYALTGEVAGGAGMAAPLAFLLASLIAGVSALSFAELSSLYPQSAGEALYVRKGFGLRWLATLVGLMVALAGTVSAAAVANGFVGYLAELVEIPRALSITLFVIGLGAISAWGIGVSVRLAGIITVIEVGGVVAIIAAASASLTDLPQRWSEFLPPLELGAWNGILGATILAFYAFIGFEDMVNVAEEVRDVRRSMPIAIISTLVLTSVFYVGLATVAVLAVPPEELAESAAPLAMLWQRTTGLEPTLIGFIGVVAMLNGALIQLVMAPRVLYGLARQGSLPKVLGQVHPSTRTPVLATVVATIVTWILALFLPLAPLAAITSVLTLAIFALVNLALWRLKARPSSVSGVLDIPRWVPAIGFIVSLIFVGIALF is encoded by the coding sequence ATGGTTTCTGAAGAGCCAAAGCTGAAGCGAACTCTGTCGGTCTGGCTGCTGACGCTCTACGGGCTGGGAACGACCGTCGGCGCGGGAATCTACGCACTGACTGGAGAGGTCGCGGGTGGAGCGGGCATGGCTGCGCCCCTGGCGTTCCTGCTCGCCTCACTGATTGCGGGCGTCAGCGCTCTTTCCTTCGCCGAACTCTCATCCCTGTATCCGCAGAGTGCCGGTGAGGCTCTCTACGTTCGCAAGGGGTTCGGCCTGCGCTGGCTCGCGACCCTCGTCGGACTGATGGTCGCGCTCGCGGGCACGGTCTCGGCCGCTGCGGTCGCCAATGGTTTTGTCGGCTATCTGGCCGAACTCGTCGAGATCCCGCGTGCGTTGAGCATTACCCTCTTCGTGATCGGGCTGGGTGCGATCTCAGCCTGGGGAATCGGCGTATCCGTCCGCCTGGCCGGCATCATCACCGTGATCGAAGTCGGCGGTGTGGTGGCGATCATTGCCGCCGCATCCGCATCGCTGACCGATCTTCCCCAGCGCTGGAGCGAGTTCCTTCCGCCACTCGAACTCGGCGCCTGGAATGGAATCCTGGGAGCAACGATACTGGCTTTCTACGCGTTCATCGGCTTCGAAGACATGGTCAACGTGGCCGAGGAGGTTCGCGACGTTCGCCGTTCCATGCCGATCGCCATTATCTCGACTCTGGTACTGACGAGTGTGTTCTACGTGGGTCTGGCGACGGTCGCCGTCCTGGCGGTGCCACCGGAGGAACTGGCCGAAAGCGCCGCACCCCTGGCGATGCTCTGGCAGCGTACGACCGGTCTCGAACCGACACTGATCGGGTTCATCGGCGTGGTGGCCATGCTCAATGGGGCGCTCATTCAGCTGGTCATGGCGCCGCGCGTTCTTTACGGACTGGCTCGCCAGGGTTCGCTGCCGAAAGTTCTGGGGCAGGTACATCCGAGTACCCGTACGCCAGTCCTGGCGACGGTCGTCGCAACGATTGTGACCTGGATTCTGGCGCTGTTCTTGCCCCTGGCTCCACTGGCGGCGATCACCTCGGTGCTGACGCTGGCGATCTTCGCGCTGGTCAATCTCGCTCTCTGGCGGCTCAAGGCCAGACCTTCCAGCGTTTCCGGAGTGCTCGACATACCTCGCTGGGTGCCTGCAATCGGTTTCATCGTGAGTCTGATCTTCGTCGGGATCGCGCTCTTCTGA
- a CDS encoding universal stress protein encodes MKRILIATDDSPHAARAGDHGEALAQLYGAELELFTSVFISSVPLGPYAIDMPGDFVEIARKQAVEKLEEMAVRMRKPDLPVSARVAVEDASTAICARAKEIDADLIAIGTRGRTGLAHVVLGSVAERVARLAPCPVLTAHSDSPAPSAYKTILVPTDFSKHAHAALEWAQKLAVRTAGRIILMHSTHLRPPSERAEAFANESFADALQRDAQKGLDELRNELGGLEVETHVSSTMPDLAVIKHAEQTCADLIVMGTRGLTGLSHVVLGSVAERVIRRSAVPVITLKVAD; translated from the coding sequence ATGAAACGCATCCTGATCGCGACGGACGACTCGCCTCACGCGGCCCGCGCGGGCGACCACGGCGAGGCGTTGGCGCAACTCTACGGCGCCGAACTCGAACTCTTCACCTCGGTGTTCATCTCATCGGTCCCATTAGGGCCCTACGCAATCGACATGCCCGGAGATTTTGTCGAGATTGCCCGCAAGCAGGCGGTAGAGAAACTCGAAGAAATGGCCGTGCGGATGCGCAAGCCCGACCTCCCGGTCTCTGCTCGAGTGGCCGTCGAAGATGCCTCGACCGCGATCTGCGCGCGGGCGAAGGAAATCGATGCAGATCTGATCGCCATCGGAACGCGCGGGCGCACGGGACTGGCGCACGTGGTCCTGGGCAGCGTTGCAGAACGCGTCGCGCGACTCGCCCCCTGCCCCGTGCTGACTGCTCACTCCGATTCGCCGGCTCCATCCGCCTACAAGACGATCCTGGTGCCGACGGACTTCTCGAAACACGCACACGCGGCGCTGGAGTGGGCGCAGAAGCTGGCCGTACGCACGGCCGGTCGGATCATCTTGATGCACAGCACGCATCTCAGGCCGCCTAGCGAAAGAGCCGAGGCCTTTGCGAACGAATCGTTCGCAGATGCACTTCAGCGCGACGCCCAGAAAGGACTCGACGAGTTGCGAAACGAACTGGGGGGCCTGGAGGTCGAGACGCATGTCTCGAGCACCATGCCCGACCTGGCGGTGATCAAGCACGCCGAGCAGACTTGCGCCGATCTGATCGTGATGGGGACTCGGGGACTCACGGGACTTTCCCACGTGGTGCTCGGAAGCGTCGCAGAGCGAGTGATTCGCCGCTCGGCCGTTCCGGTGATCACGCTGAAGGTCGCCGACTGA
- a CDS encoding DUF2238 domain-containing protein: MSRIAHVGLAGLFLAFLVEVVVLGLAPPDRATWALENVLVAIGLPLLVLSWYRFRLSASSYVLILVFLAVHEIGSHYTYSLVPYDRWFEALTGNSLNSLLSWERNHFDRAVHFLFGLLLTFPIFELTSRADLRGTLWSYLLPVLLLLSGSALYELLEWTAAMVFAEDTGIAYVGAQGDVWDSHRDMALAGAGSVAAMIATALQRRFSVSGKR; the protein is encoded by the coding sequence CTGAGCCGCATCGCGCACGTCGGACTGGCCGGTCTCTTCCTGGCATTCCTGGTCGAGGTTGTGGTGCTGGGCCTGGCCCCACCGGACCGCGCCACCTGGGCACTCGAGAACGTGCTCGTAGCCATCGGCCTGCCTCTGCTCGTTCTTTCGTGGTATCGCTTCCGCCTTTCGGCGTCGTCCTACGTCTTGATCCTGGTCTTCCTGGCCGTGCACGAGATCGGCTCCCACTACACCTACTCGCTGGTACCCTACGACCGCTGGTTCGAAGCGTTGACGGGAAACTCCCTGAACTCGCTTCTGTCCTGGGAACGCAACCACTTCGATCGCGCGGTTCATTTTCTGTTCGGACTTCTGCTCACGTTCCCGATTTTCGAATTGACTTCGCGCGCCGACTTGCGGGGAACGCTCTGGAGTTATCTGTTACCGGTTTTACTGTTGCTGTCCGGATCTGCGCTTTATGAACTTCTTGAATGGACGGCGGCCATGGTCTTTGCCGAGGACACGGGCATTGCCTACGTCGGTGCCCAGGGAGACGTCTGGGATTCGCACCGGGACATGGCGCTGGCCGGTGCGGGCTCTGTAGCGGCGATGATCGCGACCGCGCTTCAGCGCCGGTTTTCCGTCTCCGGAAAGCGCTGA
- a CDS encoding GNAT family N-acetyltransferase, with amino-acid sequence MGSIYPITPEMLRPEVLHSLIYPDLDQVLFWDDTWDPEFYVALAHAGFICIAHEDPEIGPLLIPELQDSYAVLDWQNLHRSRNLRRLLRSQRLTEEGVELRVVASAERVLENLAAYHDRTWILQRYRELVGKLPRNSAPGFAIHGIELWSQKRNELVAGEFGYTIGRTYTSLSGFCSPDDREYRHFGTLQMYLLAEMLRDCGYAFWNMGHPSPEYKAAFGARILPRLEFLEKWFEARDIAPKLELAEAQDQRFPETENRR; translated from the coding sequence ATGGGCTCGATCTACCCCATCACCCCCGAGATGCTCCGCCCGGAGGTTCTCCACTCACTCATCTACCCGGACCTGGATCAGGTGCTCTTCTGGGACGATACGTGGGATCCGGAGTTCTACGTCGCGCTGGCTCATGCGGGATTCATCTGCATCGCGCACGAGGATCCCGAAATCGGACCGCTGCTCATTCCCGAGCTACAGGACAGCTACGCGGTTCTCGATTGGCAGAACCTGCACCGCTCGCGGAATCTGCGGCGCCTGCTGCGATCGCAACGACTGACCGAAGAAGGCGTCGAACTCCGAGTCGTGGCGTCCGCCGAGCGCGTGCTGGAGAACCTGGCCGCCTACCACGACCGGACCTGGATACTCCAGCGTTATCGCGAACTCGTCGGCAAACTTCCGCGCAATTCGGCTCCGGGATTCGCGATCCACGGAATCGAGTTGTGGTCGCAGAAGCGCAACGAACTGGTGGCGGGTGAGTTCGGTTACACGATCGGTCGCACCTACACGAGTCTGTCGGGGTTCTGCAGTCCCGACGATCGCGAGTACCGCCATTTCGGCACGCTCCAGATGTACCTGCTGGCGGAGATGCTACGGGACTGCGGCTATGCGTTCTGGAACATGGGTCACCCGAGTCCGGAGTACAAAGCGGCGTTCGGAGCGCGCATCCTTCCGCGGCTGGAGTTTCTGGAGAAATGGTTCGAAGCGCGAGACATCGCGCCGAAACTGGAGTTGGCCGAAGCGCAAGATCAGCGCTTTCCGGAGACGGAAAACCGGCGCTGA